From the genome of Monomorium pharaonis isolate MP-MQ-018 chromosome 2, ASM1337386v2, whole genome shotgun sequence, one region includes:
- the LOC105828515 gene encoding cyclin-dependent-like kinase 5, with the protein MQKYEKLEKIGEGTYGTVFKAKNRETHEIVALKRVRLDDDDEGVPSSALREICLLKELKHKNIVRLYDVLHSDKKLTLVFEHCDQDLKKYFDSLNGEIDLDIVKSFLYQLLRGLAFCHSRNVLHRDLKPQNLLINKNGELKLADFGLARAFGIPVKCYSAEVVTLWYRPPDVLFGAKLYTTSIDMWSAGCIFAELANAGRPLFPGSDVDDQLKRIFKMLGTPTEETWPDLTTLPDYKPFPQYHPTQGLAQVTPKLPSRGKDLLQRLLVCNPALRLSAEEAMTHPYFNDLNPAIKNDRCQ; encoded by the exons atgcaaaaatatgaGAAGCTCGAGAAAATAGGAGAAG gCACTTATGGCACCGTGTTCAAAGCCAAGAATCGCGAGACACACGAAATCGTCGCGCTGAAGCGGGTGCGACTGGACGATGATGATGAA GGTGTACCATCGTCAGCTCTACGAGAGATCTGTCTTCTGAAGGAACTTAAACACAAGAATATAGTGCGTCTCTATGATGTGCTGCATAGCGATAAGAAGCTCACCTTGGTGTTTGAGCACTGTGATCAAGATCTCAAGAAGTATTTTGACAGTTTAAATGGAGAGATCGACCTGGACATCGTCAAATCATTTCT atatcaattattaagaGGACTAGCATTCTGTCACAGTCGTAATGTTCTGCACAGAGACCTCAAACCACAAAACTTGCTCATCAACAAG AACGGGGAGCTGAAGCTCGCTGATTTTGGATTAGCAAGGGCATTTGGTATCCCTGTAAAATGCTACTCGGCGGAAGTTGTTACATTATGGTACCGTCCCCCGGATGTTCTTTTCGGAGCAAAACTATATACAACGTCCATTGATATGTGGAGTGCAGGATGCATATTCGCTG AATTAGCAAACGCCGGTAGACCGCTTTTTCCTGGATCGGATGTAGACgatcaattaaaaagaatatttaaaatgctgGGCACACCGACTGAAGAGACGTGGCCAGACTTAACAACACTTCCCGATTACAAACCATTCCCACAATATCATCCTACGCAAGGATTAGCACAGGTTACACCCAAACTACCTTCAAGAGGCAAAGACTTACTCCAG AGATTATTAGTGTGTAATCCGGCTCTACGGCTGTCGGCGGAGGAAGCAATGACACATCCGTATTTCAACGACTTGAACCCTGCCATAAAAAACGATCGATGCCAATAG
- the LOC105828514 gene encoding T-cell immunomodulatory protein → MLWIRIFVHLVALISATRCSDITSTVFGNVLDGMPAAFGDFNSDELTDVFMLRQTKDNQTVEIFLAAEQEPLLRNKSDLSCPFKDHVTSVVPGDFDGDVFMDILVTTFNREEKVTYAHILWGGNGHLNCSNQWNPLIEMRDQPLALDYNQDMIIDLFGVDKHGRRMFWIFNENRTTPRTVEMHDADLMPLEPMRNPHSNAFLDLNSDFLPDIVVTTKKSFEIWLGTEQGFEFSHQIYLPYSISSDKNFKGEFGQTLYLDVELTGKMALLLPLCFDEACTNCTIMMYLNGWHNLRVNFHDPNNVLWGFVKPNGHRYTETITLRGGDFNMDGYPDLLATLQSAKQAQSFLLQNVACNNNCAGFNRTFEIRWQALNPFYNETAMAVFYDFYQDGILDVILVEFDKTNNFYRTAAFKNSLDYDANFVKVMVLTGRTNSMYPISPGSLGKKKRTYGTNLPGPSIAYRTTTQDGSPRNAIAAQLPQSAHFSLNLPYTTFGLGRTPNFVDALTIGVGGKSREWPQIIPNSQMVVIPNPIAEPSRWKAQLFVTPSKLILLSAAALSGTCVFITSLILGLYWKERREDKIEKLQEAHRFHFDAM, encoded by the exons ATGCTGTGGATTCGAATATTCGTCCATCTCGTTGCGCTCATTTCGGCGACGAGATGCAGCGACATAACATCCACTGTGTTTGGCAATGTGTTGGATGGCATGCCGGCAGCATTTGGTGATTTCAATTCCGATGAGTTAACAGATGTGTTCATGCTGCGCCAGACCAAGGATAACCAGACAGTGGAGATCTTCTTGGCGGCTGAGCAGGAGCCCCTGCTGCGAAATAAGTCAGATCTGAGTTGTCCATTCAAGGACCATGTGACTAGCGTGGTACCGGGTGATTTCGATGGCGACGTCTTCATGGACATCCTAGTGACAACATTCAATCGCGAAGAGAAGGTCACTTACGCGCACATACTGTGGGGTGGTAATGGTCATCTGAATTGCAGCAATCAATGGAACCCCCTTATAGAAATGCGCGATCAGCCATTGGCGTTGGATTATAATCAAGATATGATAATTGACCTCTTTGGAGTGGACAAACATGGCAGAAGGATGTTCTGGATATTTAATGAGAATAGGACTACTCCACGTACTGTCGAAATGCACGATGCTGATTTGATGCCGTTAGAGCCCATGAGAAACCCACACTCTAACGCCTTCCTGGATTTGAACAGTGACTTTTTACCAGATATCGTGGTAACTACGAAAAAGTCCTTCGAGATATGGCTTGGCACAGAACAGGGATTTGAATTTTCCCATCAGATCTACCTTCCATATAGTATATCAAGcgataagaattttaaagGAGAATTTGGACAAACTCTCTATTTGGATGTCGAGTTAACCGGCAAGATGGCTCTCCTTCTACCACTGTGCTTCGATGAGGCCTGTACTAATTGTACAATAATGATGTACTTGAATGGTTGGCACAATTTGCGAGTGAACTTCCACGATCCCAACAACGTCTTGTGGGGTTTTGTAAAACCCAACGGTCATCGTTACACGGAGACTATCACTTTACGCGGCGGCGATTTCAACATGGATGGCTACCCAGATTTGTTGGCTACTTTACAGTCTGCAAAACAGGCGcaatcatttttattgcagAATGTggcatgtaataataattgtgcCGGCTTTAATCGCACTTTCGAAATCAGGTGGCAGGCGTTGAATCCGTTCTACAACGAGACCGCGATGGCAGTATTTTATGACTTTTATCAAGATGGTATCCTGGATGTGATCCTGGTTGAATTCGACAAGACGAATAACTTCTATCGTACCGCGGCATTTAAAAACAGTTTGGATTACGACGCAAATTTTGTCAAGGTGATGGTGCTCACTGGACGCACTAACAGCATGTATCCTATTTCACCGGGTTCGCTCGGTAAGAAAAAGAGAACTTATGGTACTAACTTGCCGGGACCATCAATTGCGTACAGAACCACCACACAGGATGGTAGCCCTCGTAATGCGATTGCCGCTCAGTTACCCCAGAGCGCACATTTCTCGCTTAACTTGCCATACACTACCTTCGGTTTGGGAAGAACGCCTAATTTTGTGGACGCTCTCACGATAGGG GTTGGCGGTAAGTCACGAGAATGGCCACAGATTATTCCCAATTCCCAAATGGTCGTGATACCAAATCCGATTGCCGAACCATCGAGATGGAAGGCCCAACTATTTGTTACACCCAGCAAGTTAATCTTATTAAGTGCGGCTGCCTTATCCGGTACTTGCGTGTTTATTACATCTCTAATTCTCGGTTTGTATTggaaagaaaggagagaagaCAAAATCGAGAAGCTCCAAGAAGCGCACAGATTTCACTTTGACGCGAtgtag